In a single window of the Falco rusticolus isolate bFalRus1 chromosome 11, bFalRus1.pri, whole genome shotgun sequence genome:
- the RGSL1 gene encoding LOW QUALITY PROTEIN: regulator of G-protein signaling protein-like (The sequence of the model RefSeq protein was modified relative to this genomic sequence to represent the inferred CDS: inserted 2 bases in 1 codon; deleted 1 base in 1 codon; substituted 5 bases at 5 genomic stop codons): protein MPTAATRSAQVLPKNLVRSLPKWATTASMDMGLLLKDDVFVDFFNMFLNLPVFGPAPIYISSTGWWDLWPELPSHPDPSPPALLAWLEKHRLPHFCKSSLCLHFILCQKLLGFSRSGEAAKLLNWRSADQWLLDKCVSRSQGMWHFQAFIQGTAGEELTNFWLATERLLALDESDAKQKNLYLALLHRLKATHLREGFSIITLCRTTVGSLLKAKHVQPISTSREMLSKMQXWALFMIQSXWLPKFLIHCKMGTKEEKSCQALLQEYWERLLWASSQEPSGFSENLYPTCIERSQGLSGPYCSKKPKAEIWALLKVGRDTQEMKVPNFQVQPERQLRPAESTKKSCLDALGSFHQQSEQPANTAFGGKGGATSPKRPRPNAEQVFHLENLCEEKVLSNLCSSAPLIQLPCLKKPIKTLSFLPWALSAETFMGRPFRDFLKHQDWSVETCLLDLWCDLEEFLPVVLEPSRENSFFLHHLIGKKICKTYLEENTIQQLPLDTRTLRNLRNHLMSAEISLWIFRAQKEICKVLCCFYEEFLADDDRTFLQFMSLQSVVPMPEVQQGHDVGKDGCSLLSQWINQSLKLSQALHGTRNLEGLSSEHWXLAATXGTSIWAEVEPFLCSTDSQKMATNELPVQKPLLAVDSPSKENKFSRLADSVEALAACNTQTEKEVAFFKMKVILFIKLFLNSGISPKLWVNISEEERYLICSLSSKGLLNRDFYHRXKVIIFPILMHFWRRFCTXKVMRSFWVSVKDRVPISLLRTKTPSKLYGVHSPNKLNNHTIIVFTLLKSIQILLPQPQK, encoded by the exons ATGCCGACAGCAGCCACACGCAGTGCCCAGGTGCTACCAAAGAACCTGGTACGAAGTTTGCCCAAATGGG CAACCACAGCCTCCATGGACATGGGGCTTCTCCTGAAAGATGATGTTTTTGTCGACTTTTTCAACATGTTTCTCAATCTTCC GGTTTTTGGCCCGGCACCCATTTACATCAGCAGCACGGGCTGGTGGGACCTCTGGCCAGAGCTGCCAAGCCACCCG GATCCCAGCCCCCCGGCTTTACTGGCTTGGCTGGAAAAGCACCGGCTGCCTCACTTCTGCAAATCCAGCCTGTGCCTCCACTTCATCCTCTGCCAGAAGCTCCTGGGTTTCAGTCGGTCGGGGGAAGCAG caaaactgctgaATTGGCGAAGTGCTGACCAGTGGCTGCTGGACAAGTGCGtcagcaggagccagggcaTGTGGCACTTTCAGGCCTTCATCCAAGGAACAGCAG GGGAAGAACTGACCAACTTCTGGCTTGCCACTGAAAGGCTTCTGGCACTTGACGAGTCagatgcaaagcagaagaaCCTCTACCTAGCCTTGCTGCACAGGCTGAAAGCCACTCACCTGCGTGAAGGCTTCAGCATCATCACTCTCTGCAGGACCACTGTTG GATCACTGCTGAAAGCCAAGCATGTTCAGCCCATCAGCACCAGCAGAGAGATGCTGAGCAAGATGCAGTAATGGGCACTTTTTATGATTCAGAGTTAATGGCTCCCTAAATTCCTCATCCACTGCAAGATGGGCACGAAGGAAGAGAAATCATGCCAGGCCCTGCTGCAGGAATATTGGGAGCGTTTATTATGGGCCAGCTCGCAGGAGCCCTCAGGCTTTTCTGAGAACCTCTACCCAACGTGTATTGAAAGGAGTCAGGGTTTGTCAGGGCCCTACTGCAGCAAGAAGCCCAAAGCAGAGATCTGGGCTCTGCTCAAGGTGGGAAGAGACACTCAAGAAATGAAGGTGCCCAATTTTCAGGTGCAACCAGAAAGGCAGCTGCGGCCAGCTGAGAGCACAAAGAAATCATGTCTGGATGCTTTGGGATCATTTCATCAGCAGTCAGAACAGCCTGCAAACACTGCCTTTGGAGGCAAAGGTGGAGCAACTTCTCCCAAAAGACCTAGACCCAATGCAGAGCAGGTCTTTCACCTGGAAAACCTCTGTGAAGAGAAAGTCCTCTCTAACCTGTGTTCCTCTGCACCCCTTATCCAGCTGCCATGCCTGAAAAAGCCCATCAAGACCTTGAGTTTCCTTCCCTGGGCCCTTAGTGCTGAGACCTTCATGGGACGGCCCTTCAGGGACTTCTTGAAGCACCAGGACTGGTCTGTGGAGACTTGTCTCCTGGACCTGTGGTGTGACCTGGAGGAATTTCTGCCTGtggtgctggagcccagcagagaaaacagtttcttCCTGCATCATTTGATTGGGAAGAAGATATGCAAGACTTACCTGGAGGAGAACACCATTCAGCAGCTTCCCTTGGATACTAGGACTCTCAGGAACTTGAGGAACCATCTGATGTCTGCAGAAATCTCCCTCTGGATATTCAGAGCCCAGAAGGAGATTTGCAAG gtgctctgctgcttctatGAGGAATTTCTGGCTGATGATGACAGGACGTTCCTCCAGTTTATG TCTCTGCAGAGTGTTGTCCCAATGCCAGAGGTGCAA CAAGGCCATGATGTTGGGAAAGATGGATGTTCCCTCCTGTCCCAGTGGATAAACCAGTCCTTGAAGTTGAGCCAGGCCTTGCATGGCACGAGGAACTTGGAAGGTCTCTCCTCTGAGCACTGGTGATTAGCTGCCAC CGGGACCTCCATCTGGGCAGAGGTGGAACCTTTCCTGTGCAGCACCG ACTCCCAGAAGATGGCAACAAATGAGCTGCCTGTTCAGAAACCCTTACTGGCTGTGGATAGCCCAAGCAAGGAAAATAA GTTTTCCAGGCTGGCTGATTCAGTTGAAGCTCTGGCAGCCTGcaacacacaaacagaaaaggaagttgcttttttcaaaatgaaagtcATCCTCTTCATCAAACTCTTCCTGAACTCCGGTATTTCCCCTAAGTTGTGG GTAAACATCTCTGAAGAAGAGAGATACTTAATCTGCAGTTTGTCTTCCAAGGGGCTACTGAACCGTGACTTCTACCATAGGTAGAAGGTCATCATCTTCCCCATCCTGATGCACTTCTGGAGAAG GTTCTGCACCTAGAAGGTGATGAGGAGCTTTTGGGTCTCTGTGAAGGACAGGGTGCCAATCTCCTTGCTTAGGACAAAAACACCTTCCAAATTGTATGGCGTCCACAGTCCAAATAAGCTGA ACAATCACACCATCATTGTCTTCACTCTCCTGAAAAGCATCCAGatcctgctgccacagccccagaag